A portion of the Streptomyces sp. NBC_01335 genome contains these proteins:
- a CDS encoding NAD-dependent protein deacetylase: MRMRPTLTWTPPEDLPPGTTDPSPVAEALASGGVLVLSGAGISTESGIPDYRGDGGSLSRHTPMTYQEFTADAAARRRYWARSHLGWRTFGRARPNAGHRAVAAFARHGLVSGVITQNVDGLHQAAGSRDAVELHGSLDRVVCLSCGTFSARRALAARLEAANEGFAPVAAGLNPDGDADLTDEQVGDFRVVPCGVCGGVLKPDVVFFGEAVPPERVARCRAMVRDASTLLVLGSSLTVMSGLRFVRQAAEERKPVLIVNRDATRGDTHAVTRVALPLGPTLTAVAGRLGISVAEETTGAP; encoded by the coding sequence ATGCGCATGCGCCCCACTCTGACCTGGACCCCGCCCGAAGACCTGCCGCCCGGAACCACGGATCCCTCTCCCGTCGCCGAGGCGCTGGCCTCCGGCGGTGTGCTGGTGCTGAGCGGGGCGGGCATCTCCACGGAGTCGGGGATTCCCGACTACCGGGGGGACGGCGGGAGCCTGAGCCGGCACACCCCGATGACGTACCAGGAGTTCACCGCCGACGCCGCTGCCCGGCGGCGCTACTGGGCGCGCAGCCACCTCGGGTGGCGCACGTTCGGCCGGGCCCGCCCCAACGCGGGGCACCGGGCCGTGGCCGCGTTCGCGCGGCACGGCCTGGTGTCGGGGGTGATCACCCAGAACGTCGACGGTCTGCACCAGGCGGCCGGCAGCCGGGACGCGGTGGAGCTCCACGGGAGCCTCGACCGGGTCGTCTGCCTCTCCTGCGGCACGTTCAGCGCGCGCCGCGCACTCGCCGCCCGGCTGGAGGCGGCCAACGAGGGCTTCGCGCCGGTGGCCGCCGGGCTCAATCCCGACGGTGACGCCGACCTCACCGACGAGCAGGTCGGGGACTTCCGGGTGGTGCCCTGCGGGGTCTGCGGCGGCGTCCTCAAGCCGGACGTGGTGTTCTTCGGCGAGGCCGTGCCTCCGGAGCGGGTGGCGCGCTGCCGCGCCATGGTCCGTGACGCGTCGACGCTGCTGGTTCTCGGGTCCTCCCTGACGGTGATGTCGGGTCTCCGGTTCGTGCGCCAGGCCGCCGAGGAGCGGAAACCGGTGCTGATCGTCAACCGGGACGCGACGCGGGGCGACACGCATGCCGTCACCCGCGTCGCGCTCCCGCTGGGGCCGACCCTCACCGCCGTGGCGGGCCGGCTGGGGATCTCCGTCGCCGAGGAGACCACCGGGGCCCCCTGA
- a CDS encoding class E sortase produces MRRVPRAVVAVAAVLAVGSPAAVAAAPSPGVPAAVGLPASSGTPSDRTDPRTEAAGLAIPEIGVTDLRVVPYEGTTDDTPGTRIQDRGVAASPYGKDGGVGPGEIGNYLVTAHRLSAGGPLRDLPSLDRGDTVLVTEDGTVYEYRITGTRETSFRSARSLAEQRAEVPGKPGGKPTRAMITISTCATPEDDAAGNHWRDAHDNPEHRIDKIGVLVSARPA; encoded by the coding sequence GTGAGACGTGTTCCCCGTGCCGTCGTCGCCGTCGCGGCCGTGCTGGCCGTCGGCTCTCCCGCGGCGGTGGCGGCCGCGCCCTCCCCGGGCGTTCCCGCCGCTGTCGGTCTCCCCGCGTCCTCCGGCACGCCGTCCGACAGGACGGATCCGCGTACCGAGGCCGCCGGCCTCGCGATCCCGGAGATCGGCGTCACGGACCTCCGCGTGGTCCCGTACGAGGGCACGACGGACGACACGCCGGGCACCCGTATCCAGGACAGGGGAGTGGCGGCGAGTCCGTACGGCAAGGACGGCGGCGTCGGGCCCGGCGAGATCGGGAACTACCTGGTGACGGCCCACCGGCTGTCCGCCGGGGGACCGCTGCGCGACCTCCCGTCGCTCGACCGGGGCGACACGGTCCTCGTGACGGAGGACGGCACGGTGTACGAGTACCGGATCACCGGAACCCGGGAGACCTCGTTCCGCTCCGCCCGCTCGCTCGCCGAACAGCGGGCCGAGGTGCCGGGCAAGCCCGGCGGGAAACCGACCCGGGCCATGATCACCATCTCCACCTGCGCCACACCCGAGGACGACGCGGCCGGAAACCACTGGCGCGACGCCCACGACAACCCGGAGCACCGCATCGACAAGATCGGCGTACTGGTGTCCGCGCGTCCGGCCTGA